One Kitasatospora sp. MAP12-44 DNA segment encodes these proteins:
- the mce gene encoding methylmalonyl-CoA epimerase, with the protein MLTRIDHIGIACFDLDKTVEFYRATYGFEVYHSEVNEEQGVREAMLKINDTGDGGASYLQLLEPTREDSTVAKWLAKNGEGVHHIAFGTADVDGDAADIKSKGVRVLYEEPRIGSMGSRITFLHPKDCGGVLTELVTSAEPAAEH; encoded by the coding sequence GTGTTGACCCGGATCGACCACATCGGCATCGCCTGCTTCGACCTCGACAAGACCGTCGAGTTCTACCGTGCCACGTACGGCTTCGAGGTGTACCACAGCGAGGTCAACGAGGAGCAGGGCGTCCGCGAGGCCATGCTCAAGATCAACGACACCGGCGATGGCGGCGCCTCCTACCTCCAGCTGCTCGAGCCGACCCGCGAGGACTCCACGGTCGCCAAGTGGCTGGCCAAGAACGGCGAGGGCGTGCACCACATCGCGTTCGGCACCGCCGACGTCGACGGCGACGCCGCGGACATCAAGTCCAAGGGCGTCCGGGTGCTCTACGAGGAGCCGCGGATCGGCTCGATGGGCTCGCGGATCACCTTCCTGCACCCCAAGGACTGCGGCGGCGTGCTGACCGAGCTGGTCACCTCCGCGGAGCCGGCGGCCGAGCACTGA
- a CDS encoding acetyl-CoA C-acetyltransferase, giving the protein MPTASTATTSVIVAGARTPMGRLLGSLKGFTGAELGAFAIKSALERAGVTGDQVQYVIMGQVLQAGAGQIPARQAAVKAGIPMNVPALTINKVCLSGLDAIALADQLIRAGEFDIVVAGGQESMTNAPHLLPKSREGYKYGSIELLDAMAYDGLTDAYENIPMGESTEKHNTRLGITREVQDHLAALSHQRAAAAQKNGVFEAEITPVEIPQRKGDPVVFSQDEGIRAETTTETLAKLRPAFDKAGTITAGTSSQISDGAAAVVVMSKAKAEELGLSWIAEIGAHGNVAGPDNSLQSQPSNAIKHALGKEGLGVEDLDLIEINEAFAAVAYQSMKDLGVTEDKVNVNGGAIALGHPIGMSGARVVLHLALELQRRGGGVGAAALCGGGGQGDALIVRVPKA; this is encoded by the coding sequence ATGCCTACCGCTTCCACCGCTACTACCTCCGTCATCGTCGCGGGCGCCCGCACCCCGATGGGCCGCCTGCTCGGTTCGCTCAAGGGCTTCACCGGCGCCGAGCTGGGTGCCTTCGCCATCAAGTCCGCGCTGGAGCGGGCCGGGGTGACGGGCGACCAGGTGCAGTACGTGATCATGGGTCAGGTGCTGCAGGCCGGCGCCGGCCAGATCCCGGCCCGCCAGGCCGCCGTCAAGGCCGGCATCCCGATGAACGTCCCGGCGCTGACCATCAACAAGGTCTGCCTCTCCGGCCTGGACGCCATCGCGCTGGCCGACCAGCTGATCCGCGCGGGCGAGTTCGACATCGTGGTGGCGGGCGGCCAGGAGTCGATGACCAACGCCCCGCACCTGCTGCCCAAGTCCCGCGAGGGATACAAGTACGGCTCGATCGAGCTGCTCGACGCGATGGCCTACGACGGCCTGACCGACGCGTACGAGAACATCCCGATGGGCGAGTCCACCGAGAAGCACAACACCCGCCTCGGCATCACCCGCGAGGTGCAGGACCACCTGGCGGCCCTGTCGCACCAGCGGGCCGCCGCCGCCCAGAAGAACGGCGTCTTCGAGGCCGAGATCACCCCGGTGGAGATCCCGCAGCGCAAGGGCGACCCGGTGGTCTTCTCGCAGGACGAGGGCATCCGCGCCGAGACGACCACCGAGACGCTGGCCAAGCTGCGCCCGGCCTTCGACAAGGCGGGCACCATCACGGCCGGCACCTCCTCGCAGATCTCCGACGGCGCCGCCGCGGTGGTCGTGATGAGCAAGGCCAAGGCCGAGGAGCTGGGCCTGAGCTGGATCGCCGAGATCGGCGCGCACGGCAACGTCGCGGGCCCGGACAACTCGCTGCAGTCGCAGCCGTCCAACGCGATCAAGCACGCGCTCGGCAAGGAGGGCCTCGGTGTCGAGGACCTCGACCTGATCGAGATCAACGAGGCGTTCGCGGCGGTCGCCTACCAGTCGATGAAGGACCTCGGCGTCACCGAGGACAAGGTCAACGTCAACGGCGGCGCGATCGCGCTCGGCCACCCGATCGGGATGTCCGGCGCCCGCGTGGTGCTGCACCTGGCGCTGGAGCTGCAGCGCCGCGGCGGCGGCGTCGGCGCGGCGGCGCTGTGCGGCGGCGGCGGCCAGGGCGACGCCCTGATCGTCCGGGTGCCCAAGGCCTGA
- the meaB gene encoding methylmalonyl Co-A mutase-associated GTPase MeaB: MIDVPTLVEQARAGRPRAVARLISLVENAAPELREVMAALAPYTGRAYTVGLTGSPGVGKSTSTSALVSAYRRLGKRVAVLAVDPSSPFSGGALLGDRVRMQDHATDPDVFIRSMATRGHLGGLSWAAPQALRVLDAAGCDVILVETVGVGQSEVEVAAQADTTVVLLAPGMGDGIQAAKAGILEIGDVFVVNKADRDGADATARELGHMLGLGEAREPGDWRPPILKTVAARGEGVDEVVEALEKHRAWLEAGGQLTVRRRRRAADEIEAIALAALRSRIGNLHGDRHLDALAERVAAGRLDPYGAADELIASLTDS; the protein is encoded by the coding sequence ATGATCGATGTGCCGACCCTGGTCGAGCAGGCCCGGGCGGGGCGCCCGCGCGCGGTGGCCCGGCTGATCTCGCTGGTCGAGAACGCCGCGCCGGAGCTGCGCGAGGTGATGGCCGCGCTCGCGCCGTACACCGGGCGGGCGTACACCGTGGGGCTCACCGGCTCACCGGGCGTCGGCAAGTCGACGTCCACCTCCGCGCTGGTCTCGGCCTACCGGCGGCTGGGCAAGCGGGTGGCGGTGCTGGCGGTCGACCCGTCCTCGCCGTTCTCCGGCGGCGCGCTGCTCGGCGACCGGGTGCGGATGCAGGACCACGCCACCGACCCGGACGTCTTCATCCGCTCGATGGCCACCCGCGGCCACCTGGGCGGGCTCTCCTGGGCCGCCCCGCAGGCGCTGCGGGTGCTGGACGCGGCGGGCTGCGACGTGATCCTGGTGGAGACCGTCGGGGTCGGCCAGTCCGAGGTCGAGGTCGCGGCGCAGGCGGACACCACGGTCGTGCTGCTGGCCCCCGGGATGGGCGACGGGATCCAGGCCGCGAAGGCCGGGATCCTGGAGATCGGCGACGTGTTCGTGGTCAACAAGGCCGACCGGGACGGTGCGGACGCCACCGCCCGCGAGCTGGGCCACATGCTCGGCCTCGGCGAGGCCCGCGAGCCGGGCGACTGGCGCCCGCCGATCCTCAAGACCGTCGCCGCCCGCGGCGAGGGCGTCGACGAGGTCGTCGAGGCCCTGGAGAAGCACCGTGCCTGGCTGGAGGCCGGCGGCCAGCTCACCGTCCGCCGCCGCCGCCGCGCCGCCGACGAGATCGAGGCCATCGCCCTGGCCGCCCTCCGCTCCCGGATCGGCAACCTGCACGGCGACCGCCACCTCGACGCCCTGGCCGAACGCGTCGCCGCCGGCCGCCTCGACCCCTACGGCGCAGCCGACGAACTCATCGCCAGCCTGACGGACTCCTAG
- a CDS encoding MarR family transcriptional regulator: protein MDTHATEPTEAQAAPATSAPDDTPWLNAREQRLWRAHLEVSQLLMYQLGRELQPHGLANNDYEILVVLSEAPKRRMRMTDLATATLQSKSRLSHQITRMENAGLVLRQECPGDRRGLYAHLTDQGWETMQKVAPDHVRSVRAHFIDLFDSDQLDAMYEALAPIADHLRTLRGRG, encoded by the coding sequence ATGGACACGCACGCCACAGAGCCGACCGAAGCCCAGGCCGCCCCGGCCACCTCCGCTCCGGACGACACCCCCTGGCTGAACGCCCGGGAGCAGCGCCTGTGGCGTGCGCATCTGGAGGTCAGTCAGCTGCTGATGTACCAACTCGGCCGCGAGCTCCAGCCGCACGGCCTGGCCAACAACGACTACGAGATCCTGGTCGTCCTCTCCGAGGCCCCCAAGCGGCGGATGCGGATGACCGACCTGGCCACCGCCACCCTGCAGTCCAAGAGCCGTCTCTCGCACCAGATCACCCGGATGGAGAACGCCGGCCTGGTGCTCCGCCAGGAGTGTCCGGGCGACCGCAGAGGCCTCTACGCCCACCTGACCGACCAGGGCTGGGAGACCATGCAGAAGGTCGCCCCGGACCACGTCCGCAGCGTCCGCGCGCACTTCATCGACCTCTTCGACAGCGACCAACTGGACGCCATGTACGAGGCCCTGGCCCCCATCGCCGACCACCTGCGCACCCTGCGCGGCCGCGGCTAG
- a CDS encoding DUF2127 domain-containing protein, with protein MFKRDWDRRTCAKRGHTTYAPTELELRTRLHAGTALGDAWRCLRCGDFALGEPHGSGPAADAPLVPRGKALRDLFILRFLAVERVLRGVLIVLAAWAVWKFSNSQNAVRDLFDQDLTAFKPVADHFHYDLDHSPVVDTIRKTFDYKHSTLVIVAAALLTYALIELVEGVGLWMGRRWAEYLTVIATAAFLPLEVYELTEKISAFKIATLVLNVLAVLWILISKRLFGLRGGIVAFEAERHSASFLEVSTAAQTG; from the coding sequence ATGTTCAAGCGGGACTGGGACCGGCGGACCTGCGCCAAGCGCGGGCACACCACATACGCGCCGACCGAGCTGGAGCTGCGCACCCGGCTGCACGCCGGCACCGCGCTCGGCGACGCCTGGCGCTGCCTGCGCTGCGGCGACTTCGCGCTCGGCGAGCCGCACGGCTCCGGACCGGCCGCCGACGCCCCGCTGGTGCCGCGCGGCAAGGCGCTGCGCGATCTCTTCATCCTGCGCTTCCTGGCCGTCGAGCGGGTGCTGCGCGGTGTGCTGATCGTGCTGGCCGCCTGGGCGGTGTGGAAGTTCTCCAACAGCCAGAACGCGGTGCGCGACCTCTTCGACCAGGACCTGACGGCCTTCAAGCCGGTCGCCGACCACTTCCACTACGACCTCGACCACTCCCCCGTGGTGGACACCATCCGCAAGACCTTCGACTACAAGCACAGCACCCTGGTGATCGTCGCGGCGGCGCTGCTGACCTACGCGCTGATCGAGCTGGTCGAGGGCGTCGGGCTGTGGATGGGCCGGCGCTGGGCCGAGTACCTGACGGTGATCGCCACCGCCGCGTTCCTGCCGCTGGAGGTCTACGAGCTGACCGAGAAGATCAGCGCGTTCAAGATCGCCACGCTGGTCCTCAATGTGCTCGCGGTGCTCTGGATCCTGATCTCCAAGCGGCTCTTCGGCCTGCGCGGCGGCATCGTCGCCTTCGAGGCCGAGCGGCACTCCGCCTCGTTCCTGGAGGTCTCGACGGCCGCGCAGACCGGCTGA
- a CDS encoding DUF3817 domain-containing protein — protein sequence MKNNAAHRLRLVSGPEGLSFLLLLVGMVFKYNTSFNPVPVLGMIHGMLFLAYAAFWGLAWQKQGWDLKRAALLLILSVLPTGGFFAERMLAKEERAGLPTAAPATAAA from the coding sequence ATGAAGAACAACGCCGCCCACCGTCTGCGTCTCGTCTCCGGCCCGGAGGGACTGTCCTTCCTCCTGCTGCTGGTCGGCATGGTGTTCAAGTACAACACCAGCTTCAACCCGGTCCCGGTGCTCGGCATGATCCACGGCATGCTCTTCCTCGCCTACGCCGCGTTCTGGGGCCTGGCCTGGCAGAAGCAGGGCTGGGACCTCAAGCGGGCGGCGCTGCTGCTGATCCTCTCGGTGCTCCCGACCGGCGGCTTCTTCGCCGAGCGGATGCTCGCCAAGGAGGAGCGCGCGGGCCTGCCCACCGCCGCGCCGGCCACCGCCGCCGCCTGA
- a CDS encoding MarR family transcriptional regulator translates to MAKPLALDFDPIARADELWARRWGEVPSMAAITSVMRAHQILLGRVDAVVKPYGLTFARYEALVLLTFSRTGELSLSKIGERLMVHPTSVTNTVDRLVKAGLVSRRPNPADGRGVLAKITEQGRTAVEQATRELMAVEFGLESYDADQCRQVFELLRPLRVTAGDFTEPPAE, encoded by the coding sequence GTGGCCAAACCCCTCGCACTCGACTTCGACCCGATCGCCCGCGCCGACGAACTGTGGGCCCGCCGCTGGGGCGAGGTCCCGTCGATGGCGGCGATCACCTCGGTGATGCGCGCGCACCAGATCCTGCTCGGCCGGGTCGACGCGGTGGTCAAGCCGTACGGGCTGACCTTCGCGCGCTACGAGGCGCTGGTGCTGCTGACCTTCAGCCGGACCGGCGAGCTCTCGCTGTCGAAGATCGGCGAGCGGCTGATGGTGCACCCGACCAGCGTCACCAACACCGTGGACCGGCTGGTCAAGGCCGGCCTGGTCTCCCGGCGGCCCAACCCGGCGGACGGGCGGGGTGTGCTGGCGAAGATCACCGAGCAGGGTCGCACCGCGGTCGAGCAGGCCACCCGGGAGCTGATGGCCGTCGAATTCGGCCTGGAATCGTACGACGCGGACCAGTGCCGACAGGTGTTCGAGCTGCTCAGGCCGCTGCGGGTGACGGCCGGCGACTTCACCGAACCCCCGGCGGAGTGA
- a CDS encoding DUF3817 domain-containing protein encodes MKSTPLLAWYRALAIATGCALLIFCGVMIAVYGFGALKQELPVVAMLHGYLYLAYFVVAFLLGQKLKWPMGRLLFTLAAGCIPFASFLAERRVVRDATEAAAQATAQPVSA; translated from the coding sequence ATGAAGTCCACCCCCCTGCTGGCCTGGTACCGGGCGCTGGCGATCGCGACCGGCTGCGCGCTGCTGATCTTCTGCGGCGTCATGATCGCGGTGTACGGCTTCGGCGCGCTCAAGCAGGAGTTGCCCGTTGTGGCGATGCTGCACGGCTACCTCTACCTCGCCTACTTCGTGGTGGCCTTCCTGCTCGGCCAGAAGCTCAAGTGGCCGATGGGCCGGCTGCTCTTCACGCTGGCCGCCGGCTGCATCCCGTTCGCGTCGTTCCTCGCCGAGCGCCGGGTGGTCCGCGACGCCACCGAGGCCGCCGCGCAGGCCACCGCGCAGCCGGTCAGCGCCTGA
- a CDS encoding methylmalonyl-CoA mutase family protein, with the protein MDAEEIERGRQRWQQRYDKARKRDADFTTLSGDDVEPVYGPPAGQPYEGFERIGWPGEYPYTRGLHATGYRGRTWTIRQFAGFGNAQQTNERYKMILEAGGGGLSVAFDMPTLMGYDSDDAKSLGEVGHCGVAIDSAADMEVLFDSIPLGDVTTSMTISGPAVPVFCMYLVAAERQGVDPSVLNGTLQTDIFKEYIAQKEWLFAPEPHLRLIGDLMEYCSEGIPAYKPLSVSGYHIREAGTTAAQELAYTLADGFGYVELGLSRGLDVDVFAPGLSFFFDAHLDFFEEIAKFRAARRIWARWMRDTYGAKTDKAQWLRFHTQTAGVSLTAQQPYNNVVRTAVEALSAILGGTNSLHTNALDETLALPSELAAEIALRTQQVLMEETGVANVADPLGGSWYVEALTDRIEAQAEEIFARILAKGAKAGNDSAGHAIGPMTAGILRGIEEGWFMSETAEAAFAYQQALEKGEKRVVGVNCHPKSVTPPLEILRVSHEVEREQVRVLAERKAARDDAAVRVGLDAMLAAAREGRNMIPPMLQAVRAEATLGEICNTLRAEWGIYREPAGF; encoded by the coding sequence ATGGACGCCGAAGAGATCGAGCGGGGCCGGCAGCGCTGGCAGCAGCGGTACGACAAGGCCCGCAAGCGTGACGCGGACTTCACCACGCTCTCCGGCGACGACGTGGAGCCCGTCTACGGCCCGCCGGCCGGGCAGCCGTACGAGGGCTTCGAGCGGATCGGCTGGCCGGGGGAGTACCCGTACACCCGCGGCCTGCACGCCACCGGCTACCGCGGCCGGACCTGGACGATCCGCCAGTTCGCCGGCTTCGGCAACGCCCAGCAGACCAACGAGCGCTACAAGATGATCCTGGAGGCCGGCGGCGGCGGGCTCTCGGTCGCCTTCGACATGCCGACCCTGATGGGCTACGACTCCGACGACGCCAAGTCGCTCGGCGAGGTCGGCCACTGCGGGGTGGCGATCGACTCGGCCGCCGACATGGAGGTGCTGTTCGACAGCATCCCGCTGGGCGACGTCACCACCTCGATGACGATCAGCGGCCCGGCCGTCCCGGTCTTCTGCATGTACCTGGTGGCGGCCGAGCGGCAGGGCGTCGACCCGTCCGTGCTCAACGGGACGCTGCAGACGGACATCTTCAAGGAGTACATCGCCCAGAAGGAGTGGCTCTTCGCCCCGGAGCCGCACCTGCGGCTGATCGGCGACCTGATGGAGTACTGCTCCGAGGGCATCCCGGCCTACAAGCCGCTCTCGGTCTCCGGCTACCACATCCGCGAGGCCGGCACCACGGCCGCCCAGGAGCTCGCCTACACGCTGGCGGACGGCTTCGGCTACGTCGAGCTCGGCCTCTCCCGCGGCCTGGACGTGGACGTCTTCGCGCCCGGCCTGTCGTTCTTCTTCGACGCCCACCTCGACTTCTTCGAGGAGATCGCCAAGTTCCGCGCCGCCCGCCGGATCTGGGCCCGCTGGATGCGCGACACCTACGGCGCCAAGACCGACAAGGCGCAGTGGCTGCGCTTCCACACCCAGACGGCCGGCGTCTCGCTGACCGCCCAGCAGCCGTACAACAACGTGGTGCGCACCGCCGTCGAGGCCCTCTCGGCCATCCTCGGCGGCACCAACTCGCTGCACACCAACGCCCTGGACGAGACCCTGGCGCTGCCCTCCGAGCTGGCCGCCGAGATCGCCCTGCGCACCCAGCAGGTGCTGATGGAGGAGACCGGGGTGGCCAACGTGGCCGACCCACTGGGCGGTTCCTGGTACGTCGAGGCGCTGACCGACCGGATCGAGGCGCAGGCGGAGGAGATCTTCGCGCGGATCCTGGCCAAGGGCGCCAAGGCCGGCAACGACTCGGCGGGCCACGCGATCGGCCCGATGACGGCAGGCATCCTGCGCGGCATCGAGGAGGGCTGGTTCATGAGCGAGACCGCCGAGGCGGCCTTCGCGTACCAGCAGGCGCTGGAGAAGGGCGAGAAGCGGGTGGTCGGCGTCAACTGCCACCCCAAGTCGGTCACCCCGCCGCTGGAGATCCTGCGGGTCAGCCACGAGGTCGAGCGCGAGCAGGTCCGGGTGCTGGCCGAGCGCAAGGCCGCCCGCGACGACGCGGCCGTCCGGGTCGGCCTGGACGCCATGCTGGCCGCCGCCCGCGAGGGCCGCAACATGATCCCCCCGATGCTCCAGGCCGTCCGGGCCGAGGCCACCCTGGGCGAGATCTGCAACACCCTGCGCGCCGAGTGGGGCATCTACCGCGAACCCGCGGGCTTCTGA
- a CDS encoding TetR/AcrR family transcriptional regulator — protein MATPPPAPHRAKGRPRSAAADRAILDATREALAEVGWGGLSMGQVALRAGVAKTTLYRRWPSKNELVMDAVATQLEELEVTDLGSLRADIEDVVAQFAALLSRPETQAALLALFAEATRDPQLRKRIRETIVDPQKRLVRRGRANAQARGELDPDLDEAAAAEEIDIIFDTIAGTVEHRMLVSGEPVTPVWIRRFTTLLLSPLPGLSAEQQ, from the coding sequence GTGGCCACCCCTCCACCCGCACCGCACCGCGCGAAGGGCCGCCCGCGCAGCGCCGCCGCCGACCGCGCGATCCTCGACGCCACCCGCGAAGCCCTGGCCGAAGTCGGCTGGGGCGGGCTCAGCATGGGCCAGGTCGCGCTGCGGGCCGGCGTCGCCAAGACCACCCTCTACCGCCGCTGGCCGTCCAAGAACGAGCTGGTGATGGACGCCGTGGCCACCCAGCTGGAGGAGCTGGAGGTGACCGACCTGGGCAGCCTGCGGGCGGACATCGAGGACGTCGTCGCCCAGTTCGCCGCGCTGCTCTCCCGCCCCGAGACCCAGGCCGCCCTGCTAGCGCTCTTCGCCGAGGCCACCCGCGACCCCCAGCTGCGCAAGCGGATCCGGGAGACCATCGTCGACCCGCAGAAGCGCCTGGTCCGCCGGGGCCGCGCCAACGCCCAGGCCCGCGGCGAACTCGACCCGGACCTCGACGAGGCCGCGGCGGCCGAGGAGATCGACATCATCTTCGACACCATCGCCGGCACCGTCGAACACCGCATGCTGGTCAGCGGAGAACCCGTCACCCCCGTGTGGATCCGCCGCTTCACCACCCTCCTCCTCAGCCCCCTCCCGGGCCTGAGCGCCGAACAGCAGTAG
- the trxA gene encoding thioredoxin, translated as MQPRNTHLNSAALRGAVDLAAVKAAGEAAQKAEQARAERARQAAAAEASGIETPGPAYPLVIDVTEATFEDEVLQRSTEVPVVVDFWAEWCGPCKQLSPILERLAEEYAGRIVLAKIDVDSNQLIAEQFGIQGIPAVMAVVAGQLVPLFQGAENEANVRKIIDQLIAVAEQRFGIVGGSGVAAEGAPAASRPEDPALSAAHDALDRGDLAGAVQAYQNVLSDQPGNVEAQLGLAQAQLLRRVEALDPQAVRAAAAADPKDVPAQLDAADLDLVGGHVEDAFGRLVQTVGRVFGADRDTARLRLLELFEVIGPDDPRVTAARTALARVLF; from the coding sequence ATGCAGCCACGGAACACGCATCTGAACAGCGCCGCCCTGCGCGGTGCGGTCGACCTCGCCGCGGTGAAGGCGGCCGGGGAGGCCGCGCAGAAGGCCGAGCAGGCCCGCGCCGAGCGCGCCCGGCAGGCGGCCGCCGCCGAGGCGTCCGGGATCGAGACCCCCGGCCCGGCCTACCCGCTCGTCATCGACGTCACCGAGGCGACCTTCGAGGACGAGGTGCTCCAGCGGTCCACCGAGGTCCCGGTGGTCGTCGACTTCTGGGCCGAGTGGTGCGGCCCCTGCAAGCAGCTCAGCCCGATCCTGGAGCGCCTGGCCGAGGAGTACGCCGGCCGGATCGTGCTCGCCAAGATCGACGTGGACTCCAACCAGCTGATCGCCGAGCAGTTCGGCATCCAGGGCATCCCGGCCGTGATGGCCGTGGTGGCCGGCCAGCTGGTGCCGCTCTTCCAGGGCGCCGAGAACGAGGCCAACGTCCGCAAGATCATCGACCAGCTGATCGCGGTGGCCGAGCAGCGCTTCGGCATCGTCGGCGGCAGCGGGGTCGCGGCCGAGGGCGCGCCCGCCGCGTCCCGCCCGGAGGACCCGGCGCTGTCCGCCGCGCACGACGCGCTGGACCGCGGCGACCTGGCCGGCGCCGTGCAGGCCTACCAGAACGTGCTGTCCGACCAGCCCGGCAATGTCGAGGCCCAGCTCGGGCTGGCCCAGGCGCAGTTGCTGCGCCGGGTCGAGGCGCTGGACCCGCAGGCCGTCCGGGCAGCGGCGGCGGCCGACCCGAAGGACGTCCCGGCCCAGCTGGACGCGGCCGATCTGGACCTGGTGGGTGGTCATGTCGAGGACGCCTTCGGGCGCCTGGTGCAGACCGTGGGCCGGGTCTTCGGCGCCGACCGGGACACCGCGCGGCTGCGCCTGCTGGAGCTGTTCGAGGTGATCGGCCCGGACGACCCGAGGGTGACGGCGGCCCGTACCGCGCTGGCCCGGGTGCTCTTCTGA
- a CDS encoding DUF6230 family protein: MSQVFGKTRWKRFALVMVPSIAATAAIGISLADSALAASFSVSGQSFKVTTSDLKGSNFAQFGSVDVETNGTPHVVAVSAFDQATIQNLCQSVVTDLGPLGKWTLVLNAGNDAAKPVQASNLLIDLNQLNADATFTNINIGQDASTLGGTATAGWKDKMGHGLPTGAQGFAQSAEKAELSNVQQTAYATSAGTFVLNGLKLNIKQGSGAGVECY, translated from the coding sequence ATGTCCCAGGTTTTTGGCAAGACCCGCTGGAAGCGCTTCGCCCTGGTGATGGTTCCCAGCATCGCCGCGACCGCCGCGATCGGCATCAGCCTCGCGGACAGCGCGCTCGCCGCGTCGTTCAGTGTCTCCGGGCAGAGCTTCAAGGTCACCACCTCTGACCTCAAGGGCAGCAACTTCGCCCAGTTCGGCTCGGTCGACGTCGAGACCAACGGCACCCCGCACGTGGTCGCCGTCTCCGCCTTCGACCAGGCCACCATCCAGAACCTCTGCCAGTCCGTGGTCACCGACCTCGGCCCGCTCGGCAAGTGGACCCTGGTGCTGAACGCCGGCAACGACGCCGCCAAGCCGGTCCAGGCGAGCAACCTGCTCATCGACCTGAACCAGCTGAACGCCGACGCGACGTTCACCAACATCAACATCGGCCAGGACGCCTCCACCCTCGGTGGCACCGCCACCGCGGGCTGGAAGGACAAGATGGGCCACGGCCTGCCCACCGGCGCGCAGGGCTTCGCCCAGTCCGCCGAGAAGGCCGAGCTCAGCAACGTCCAGCAGACCGCCTACGCCACCTCGGCGGGCACCTTCGTGCTCAACGGCCTGAAGCTGAACATCAAGCAGGGCTCCGGCGCGGGCGTCGAGTGCTACTGA
- a CDS encoding DUF6114 domain-containing protein has translation MTSATAQAWPDAEGGFTRLRLRFRAWRRTRPFWGGLLAMIAGLPILYFPYAHLTLGGLTVAMSTTAGAGSLIIGLLMMVLGVSAWFQPLVRVFCGVGVTILSLISIPVSNLGGFLMGLILGLVAGGLLCSWAPLKEQPVGPAAEAAALQPAGAGGQFAAFEGEQGGPGGPGEQPQALGYQVVPYQPDAPEAESVTAQTAASESGTEVDPTTQQGELR, from the coding sequence GTGACCAGCGCAACTGCCCAAGCTTGGCCCGATGCCGAGGGCGGCTTCACCCGACTGCGGCTGAGGTTCCGGGCCTGGCGCCGCACCCGGCCGTTCTGGGGCGGCCTCCTGGCCATGATCGCCGGGCTCCCGATCCTGTACTTCCCTTACGCGCACCTGACCCTCGGCGGCCTGACGGTCGCGATGTCGACGACCGCGGGCGCGGGCTCGCTGATCATCGGCCTGCTGATGATGGTGCTCGGTGTCAGCGCGTGGTTCCAGCCGCTGGTCCGGGTGTTCTGCGGCGTGGGTGTCACCATCCTGTCGCTGATCTCCATCCCGGTCTCCAACCTGGGCGGCTTCCTGATGGGGCTGATCCTGGGGCTGGTCGCGGGTGGACTGCTGTGCTCCTGGGCGCCGCTGAAGGAGCAGCCGGTCGGCCCGGCGGCCGAGGCGGCCGCGCTGCAACCGGCTGGTGCCGGTGGGCAGTTCGCGGCCTTCGAGGGTGAGCAGGGCGGGCCGGGCGGGCCGGGCGAGCAGCCGCAGGCCCTCGGCTACCAGGTGGTGCCGTACCAGCCGGACGCCCCCGAGGCTGAGTCCGTGACAGCCCAGACCGCTGCTTCCGAGAGCGGGACCGAGGTCGACCCGACCACGCAGCAGGGGGAGCTCCGGTGA